The proteins below are encoded in one region of Megalops cyprinoides isolate fMegCyp1 chromosome 14, fMegCyp1.pri, whole genome shotgun sequence:
- the LOC118788751 gene encoding activin receptor type-1C-like, whose translation MKVCLNQVDESPAMTCPRCPTVGTALIFLSVVHVSAGLKCVCQLCANHTCETGPDGACWNSVMLIDGKEEAVKSCLSPSEMRGQVFCYGSRNVSKRSCCFTDFCNNETLHLHTGRVERPARSPGWGWLELVAVTLVPTSLVCVGVLLWVYTQHGQHCVYRKALANTTEDPLDNQSLMSPDKSLKDLIFDMSTSGSGSGLPLLVQRTIARTIVLQEIIGKGRFGEVWRGRWRGEDVAVKIFSSRDERSWFREAEIYQTIMLRHENILGFIAADNKDNGSWTQLWLVSEYHEHGSMFDYLNRYTVSVDGMVVLAVSVASGLAHLHMEIIGTQGKPAIAHRDLKSKNILVKRNGSAVIADLGLAVKHDSLTNTIDIPANHRVGTKRYMAPEILDDTINTGNFESFKRADIYSLGLVFWEVARRCTVSGICEDYQLPYYDVVPSDPSVEDMRKVVCDQKLRPNIPNQWQSCEALRVMGKIMRECWYTNAAARLTALRIKKTVSQSFAKDVKE comes from the exons GCCTGAAGTGCGTGTGCCAGCTGTGTGCCAACCACACATGCGAGACGGGGCCGGACGGGGCCTGCTGGAACTCCGTCATGCTGATCGACGGGAAAGAGGAGGCGGTCAAGTCCTGCCTGTCGCCCTCCGAGATGAGGGGCCAGGTCTTCTGCTACGGCTCCCGGAATGTATCCAAGAGGAGCTGCTGCTTCACCGACTTCTGCAACAACGAGACGCTGCACCTGCACACAGGTAGAGTGG AGAGGCCAGCGAGGAGTCCGGGCTGGGGCTGGCTGGAGCTGGTGGCGGTGACCCTGGTGCCAACCTCCCTGGTGTGCGTGGGTGTCCTGCTGTGGGTGTACACACAGCATGGGCAGCACTGTGTCTACCGAAAGGCCCTGGCGAACACCACCGAGGACCCCCTGGACAACCAGAGCCTCATGTCCCCCGACAAGAGTCTCAAGGACCTGATCTTTGACATGAGCACCTCGGGGTCTGGATCTG GTCTTCCGCTGCTCGTCCAGAGGACCATCGCCAGGACCATCGTGCTGCAGGAGATCATCGGGAAGGGCCGCTTCGGGGAGgtgtggagggggaggtggaggggtgaGGACGTGGCGGTGAAGATATTCTCCTCGCGGGACGAACGGTCCTGGTTCCGGGAGGCGGAGATCTACCAGACCATCATGCTCAGGCACGAGAACATCTTGGGCTTCATCGCCGCCGACAACAAAG ACAACGGGTCGTGGACCCAGCTGTGGCTGGTGTCGGAGTACCACGAGCACGGGTCCATGTTCGACTACCTGAACAGGTACACGGTGTCGGTGGACGGGATGGTTGTCCTGGCCGTCTCGGTGGCCAGTGGGCTGGCTCATCTGCACATGGAGATCATCGGCACTCAGG GAAAGCCAGCCATTGCTCACAGAGATTTAAAGTCCAAGAACATTCTGGTGAAGAGGAACGGCTCGGCCGTCATCGCCGACCTGGGCCTGGCTGTGAAACACGACTCCCTCACCAACACCATCGACataccagccaatcacagagtgGGAACCAAGAG GTACATGGCCCCAGAAATCCTGGACGACACGATCAACACAGGCAACTTTGAGTCGTTCAAACGGGCTGATATCTACTCCCTGGGCTTGGTGTTCTGGGAAGTAGCGAGGAGATGCACTGTGAGCG GAATCTGTGAAGATTATCAGTTGCCTTACTATGACGTGGTGCCTTCGGATCCGTCCGTGGAAGACATGAGAAAGGTCGTCTGTGACCAGAAACTGAGACCCAACATTCCCAACCAGTGGCAAAGCTGTGAG GCACTGAGAGTGATGGGAAAAATCATGCGCGAGTGTTGGTACACCAACGCCGCCGCCCGACTCACCGCGTTGCGGATTAAGAAAACGGTCTCGCAGTCGTTTGCCAAGGACGTCAAAGAGTAG
- the LOC118789559 gene encoding cytohesin-interacting protein-like, with product MNFRGILRQNSHDSCLREGSLRWKGSPWQRRSLNSENSKHLKNVVDTVGTLPRGRKQAAYSRSNSLVDYADPQRTVIMLEKQDNEAFGFEVQTYGLQRKNSGMVEMCTFVYKVQENSPAETAGLTPGDIIVTVNGVSMEGCSHQHIVDQIQNSANFLTMETMSGNLLKRIELERKLQMLKESQQEKWAELRAITLQEQRLVRDKLNDSPPLPCPDSPMSLASPVGWGSQRFSSDSSCRSILTEDSEDSSPLPCVFEDWNPFSPVAPGDERFFPGDLALGASWPSLAHAHSVNLSDSRGSLSPSWDARGTSSPRRALPQKARRGSVRRKFMKFIPGLNRSVEEDEDDH from the exons ATGAATTTCAGAGGGATTCTGAGGCAAAACAGCCACGACAGCTGTCTGCGGGAGGGCTCCCTGCGATGGAAGGGCAGTCCCTGGCAGAGACGCTCTCTCAACAGTGAGAACAGCAAACACCTGAAGAATGTCGTGGACACGGTCGGGACTCTGCCCAGAGGACGCAAGCAG GCCGCCTACTCTCGATCAAACTCCCTGGTGGATTACGCTGATCCTCAGAG GACAGTGATTATGCTGGAAAAGCAGGACAATGAAGCATTCGGATTTGAAGTTCAG ACTTATGGtcttcagaggaaaaacagcgGCATGGTTGAGATGTGCACCTTTGTGTATAAGGTCCAGGAGAACAGTCCTGCAGAGACTGCCGGCCTAACGCCCG GTGACATCATCGTCACGGTCAACGGCGTCAGCATGGAGGGCTGCAGCCATCAGCACATCGTGGACCAGATTCAAAACTCCGCCAACTTTTTAAC AATGGAGACGATGAGTGGAAACTTGCTGAAGAGGATTGAGCTGGAGAGGAAGCTACAAATGCTGaag GAAAGCCAACAAGAAAAATGGGCGGAGCTACGGGCAATAACCTTACAGGAACAACGCCTTGTCCGGG ACAAGCTGAATGACAGcccgcccctcccctgcccGGACTCCCCCATGTCCCTGGCCTCCCCAGTGGGGTGGGGCAGCCAGCGTTTCAGCAgcgacagcagctgcagaagcaTCCTGACAGAGGACAGTGAAGACagctcccccctgccctgcgtCTTTGAGGACTGGAACCCCTTCAGTCCGGTCGCCCCCGGCGACGAGCGCTTCTTCCCTGGGGACCTTGCCCTGGGCGCCTCCTGGCCCTCTCTCGCCCACGCCCACAGTGTCAATCTGTCAGACAGCCGGGGCTCACTCTCGCCCTCCTGGGATGCCCGGGGCACCTCCTCACCTCGCAGGGCCCTGCCCCAGAAAGCCAGGCGGGGCAGCGTCAGGAGAAAGTTCATGAAATTCATTCCGGGACTCAACCGATCtgtggaggaggatgaggacgacCACTGA
- the LOC118789563 gene encoding ermin-like → MTEGPDGSSVDLGGDTMASEMVQIAGEIGGVQLQDDTVGCRDAVSGVAPLEENDSGFFCHRGDVPLDGGVTAEGSGAPDPVLGPGMASEEQHSNDASPARASSDPSSPGLETFPASNDGGHTIVTAETDRREAVPSGNGSVPLNLVPSISQTETLADESELTVYARDPSEYSAQTSTPTRSSAEPQTPTELEVHTDQATGGEEVTSMEPSEQEVTPLATAAPQKEEGKVNRGEDNPGEGPVEGIQSVNQDEPDEEEDEEDQEGFQEVSPRCSSQSSVETPPSGSQKKSANGDSCTKYNTVSYRKIRKGNTKQRIDEFESMMNS, encoded by the exons ATGACTGAGGGGCCTGATGGATCCTCAGTGGATCTAGGAGGGGACACCATGGCATCCGAAATGGTGCAGATTGCTGGTGAAATTGGAGGGGTTCAGCTCCAGGATGATACAGTGGGATGCAGAGATGCAGTTTCTGGTGTTGCTCCTTTGGAAGAGAATGACAGTGGGTTCTTTTGCCACAGGGGCGACGTGCCGTTGGATGGTGGCGTGACTGCGGAGGGCAGTGGTGCGCCTGACCCTGTTTTGGGCCCTGGCATGGCCTCAGAGGAACAGCACTCTAATGATGCGAGTCCTGCCAGGGCTTCCAGTGACCCCAGCTCCCCGGGGCTGGAGACTTTCCCTGCCAGCAATGATGGAGGGCACACTATTGTCACTGCGGAAACCGACCGGAGGGAGGCCGTGCCATCCGGGAACGGCAGCGTGCCCCTTAATTTGGTGCCCTCAATTTCTCAGACTGAGACCCTGGCTGATGAATCTGAGCTGACGGTGTACGCCCGAGATCCCAGCGAATACTCAGCCCAGACTAGCACTCCGACCCGGAGCTCAGCAGAGCCCCAGACACCCACAGAGCTGGAGGTCCACACAGACCAAG CAACGGggggagaggaagtgacatcaaTGGAGCCGTCTGAACAGGAAGTAACACCTCTGGCCACAGCAGCACCTCAAAAGGAGGAAGGGAAGGTGAATAGGGGGGAAGACAACCCAGGGGAGGGGCCCGTAGAGGGAATCCAGAGTGTGAACCAGGACGAGCCTGAcgaagaggaggatgaggaagaccAGGAAGGCTTTCAGGAAGTGAGCCCCCGGTGCAGCTCCCAGTCCTCTGTAGAGACACCCCCTAGTGGCAGCCAGAAGAAGTCTGCCAATGGCGACAGCTGCACTAAATACAACACCGTCTCCTACCGCAAGATCCGTAAAGGAAACACCAAGCAAAGGATCGACGAGTTTGAGTCCATGATGAACTCATAA